DNA from Phragmites australis chromosome 16, lpPhrAust1.1, whole genome shotgun sequence:
CTCAAGTGgcctaagtaaggatcggttaATAGAGCGACAACcaaagaaatatcgtaccaatcACAAGATCTGGTATGGGACATtattggcctattaattagtggattccagtgtTGTGTATGCAAAATtgtaagagtggatgtgtggggacggctaaggccagaaccttttggttagtggtatgggatgtgtagttataacaccctaaattttcaatttttgtactagtttaaaatttgctagaatttaaataggagttataGGTTTGTTCAttttagaaggaaattaatttttatatgtaaatttgccataggttatatttaagtttgttgcattcatgctgcagtagttgcaatagggtttTATGCATGAAAATtatttgcaaaagttcgctagaaggcgctcgtttaaacctcttttgaatttggttcaaaatataaaaacaaaagcAATTTCTATTTATTAAACCCTTCTCGGGCTAAATCCCTCCCCGGCCcatttcctcctccctccccctctcccttcctTTCCCCGCGTTGGCCACCCACTCACTCTCTCGCGCTGGGCCGCGCCTGAGCTGGCCTACTGGCACGCCTAAGGCACCCCCTCCCTTCTCTATTCCACTACCGTGTGGGCCTCGACTCGAGCTGAGCCATGCGCCCTAGTTGCTAAGCTGCTCGAGCCGGCTCCGCTTCTCCTTCTTCACATCGGGGGTTTCGCCCCCAATTTTCCCCACCACCCTTTCAAATCCGAGCTGCCCCGGTCTGTTTGTCGCCAATTAAGCACCTCTATCGTGATCCCCGCCCTGCAATCGCTCAACCTCGACCGTTTCTCCCTCGTTTAACCCTCTCAAATGCGAAAactaatcgatcaaagcgtgtattgagcattgcaatgctttcattgagttgttgcaatgcggtattggttcccacaagcttcttgtcaatgttgtcattaatagtttgtcgatgatcatccaacaacattgtgagttcttccctcaaaacacctTCTTTCGCATCCGATACTTATCCTGCCATGGTTACttgaagatagaaaataacgaaagataaattatccctatcgactactaggtggtgaaggtggagtcacacactctcaagtgtcttaccacgctcttgcaagtgttttttcctatcaccgcagttggcacaactagtggctggttcatgatacctcatcgggtgcgagtgaggtagttgcaaggggagaaaccattctgatcgagagaaggtgtagcttggacaggcaatatttagtagtaaggaatggcaataattgaaatcagattagcaaaactgataaaagtccacagtactcgtcacagtggCTGGTCCGAACGTGtttctagaactagctcaagcaagccgaaaaaaTAGGATAGACACAAGCagaatggaacaaaattcgcaatgcaatatgaatttctctctctctttgaattattgttttttgtactctctttttttgcaccttttttttttgcaaatgtgacacaaaactcaaaactcttcttggtatgtgggtcacaaactttttccggagagtagaggtataaaggtaataaaatgatactatctctctccctctctctgaactttggcttcCTCTATTTCGGCTCTCGAGTTGCTACTCGATCTTTGTCGGACAATACTCGATATGATGAGCTCGTGGGGATGTTCGAGAGTGGCCAGAAACAAGTAAACTCTGACTAGATTGTGGAGGCGAATCCGAGTGGGAGGTCGAATCTGAGTAAATGTTCTAATCCTACTAGAGGTCGAAGCAAGAGATGCTCAAACCTGGCTAGtagtcgaacccgagtagatggtcgactcaactagtggttgaacccgagtagatggtcaaagcgactagtggtcgaacacaagttgatggtcgacttgaccagtggtcaaactcgagtagatggttaaagcaaTAAGTGGTCGAacacaacttgatggtcgactcgactagtggttgaactcgaATAGAtacacaatctcggctatagcaAATAAGGCAAGACTGAGATACACGACGACTAAACAACAAGACTCAACACTAGAAACAAGATCACGATGATTCGACCAGCAACAaggacaccgacgatggactcaaactcaacaacgtgaatagtaaaaacaaaattgcgaaggctcaaagtggtttggacagcggaaaaactaagaactaaatattttgtggggcaattttctagacTTTAGAtaatagaaaacaacgaaacaaAGGGAATAACTGAGATTACCAACGGGCAAATGAGtctctaataccacttgatgcgcgtttacccgatcttccgaaaggtaatatgataagttgattggtggagcttggacgttgatgatccaaaggctccgaacagaatagatcaagaaccctcgcaaccactacaccactactctgtggttatcaaccgtgccaagacgtgatTGACcttcgccaagaaggcttttcctacaaacgaatcgagaacacaagcaagaacagatagatgcaatctgaatattgctaattgcTAATGAattactcgagttggggttcaacaaaccgataaacggtgaaactgtctaaaacaaaataatctaagctaaacctgagcctaaactacgtcagctattgtgtatatataggggggacgtgaggagatcgaccaagggttgtgcagccgtggaaagaggcgtacacaacttgGATTCCGACtacgacacgattacaagacccaactaggtctaaaATAGTGGTGcaacatcttatttctttgattctgactaaactataaggaatattgggtcgagctcatatccattggaaaaggCTCGTCGTAAACTTTCCAGAATGTCAAAGATtgtctaaaacggacttcgtatgagagagttatacccgttttactgatgtgttgttctgcgactcgaccacaaccacgactagtactcagcctcgagtctgagtagacttggcctttaaAAGGTTGTATCCGGGTAAGGTGgtggtgcttctcctatgttcctaagcaaaaaaacaacacaaaacttagcaatattttattctttacaaagaaaatatgaacaatacgGAGCGAATTAACCATGTGTGTATCCAAGGGAGCTACGGGCGCATCACGTACTCAAAAGACTAGATTACTACTGAAATGAAGTGTCTTGTATCAACCTAAAGATCAGGGTGGTTTAGAGAAATGGAGTGTCATGTGTCAACCTAAAGATCAGGGAGGTTTAGGTACAAGACCTTGATGTCCAATATAATTCTCTACATTTCAAAGGTTATGTAAATTGGTGACCGAAGAGGGTCTTTGGAAAAACTTTATTACCACTTTAGAAAGCTAAGTAAAGTATTTCAAGTATGCATGTGTGATAAGTCAAGCAAAACTCAGACAGAGTGGGAGAACATATGGATATTTAGCATTCGCCTATGCCTGTGAAAGGATTGACATATATATTGATATCTAGCTGAGCGAAAGATCACAAAAGGGGAATGGTTTCTATATAAGTTGGAGCTCCTACAATTCATGTTCAAAAGGCCAACCGCAAGAACAAGACCAGCTAAATGCTGAGTTCAATTACGAGGAGATGGGCATGCCAAGCCTGCTAGTACTAGTTGTAATTGTTGGCGTGTGTGGAAAGAGCAAAGATAGTTAGCCTAATAATTTGAACGGATCAAAACCCATATTGCAAGTCAGCTGGAAGGCTAAGGATTTTCATATTTGGGTATGATTGATGAAGGTGAAGAGACATTTTCTTCGCTTTTGTTCCTTCAATGTTAAAGATAGTTCATAAATCAGATTTTAGATTATATATAGCTAGAAAATTCTCTTTAAGCAACCAATATTCTAGCTTATATAACATAGTTCGAAACTAACAAGAAATGTTTTACAATCCTACCTATAAAATATAACTTTTCATCAGGATCTAAACGGACCAAAATTGATAGCTTGGAACGATTTGCTTCCTCGTCTTATCAACATTAATCTTATTCAAGAGCCAGACGGATTTCGATGGAATTTGAATAAATCCAAAAAATTCACAGTTAATTTGCTTTACGAGACTCTTATGAATCATGATAAACCAAGAATAAACAAGAAACTATGGAAACTAAGGATaccgttaaaaataaaaataaattctttGGTACCTCCGTAAATGAGTTCTCTAACAAAAGATAATCTAATCAAAAGCTAATGGCAAGGTTGGCAAAAGTGTCGCTTTTGTTACAAGAATGAGACAATTAATCACCTCTTTTTTGACCGCCGATTTGCATGGTTTATTATCCAAGAGACTCTAATCTTTACCCTCCAAGAAACGTACAAAATATGTTTAGCAACTGGGTGGATAGGATTAATAAGCAACGGAAATCCAAAATAATGGTAGCGGCTCTTCTGCTGATCATTATGGTTTTGTAGAAATGACGTAGCTTTTAACTAGAGGAAGATTAACTCTATTTTATAggttatttatatatgtacacGGCTGTTCCTTATATAGACTATGTTACAGTGGCTAGAGCACCAAAATAGGGTAGCGTTAACATATAATCTTATAGAGCCGATGGTCAAAAAGATTTTTACCTAATGTTGGTTGGCTCTCTAGACTCCAAATTGAGGCCACGACATAGACCAGAAGTAAACTCTTATATATTTGTATCACCTTAATATAACGataaaaactaataaaaattCCTTTATCGAAAAATTTGAAGGCAAACTTCTCAGCATAAGCCAAAAAAGTAAATGGGAAAAACAAGGATGGATGAAGATAAATACATCAAGCCACTGGGCTACAGATATTGTGAACATGAAAACAGATACTGCGAAACAGAGATACTAACATCGTACATTTCTTATGCCTAAGAGAAAATCATAGTGCCTGGAGCTAAAACAGACTATAAAGAATGGTCAACCAATTCCTCTTCCTGATAGAATTCCTGCGGCTCCAGTGGCATTAGTCTGATGAGAATATGGAGGATTAAGCAACCGCGGGCATGTCCTTGAGCCATGCATCAAGCGGCTTGCCAATGGAGTAGACGATGAAGCCAATCTCCCTGAGCTTCTCGGCGTCAATGATGTTGCGCCCGTCGAAGACAAAGGCTGGCTTCTGCATTTGGTCGAAGATCTTATGGTAGTCCAAGGTCTTGAACTCGTCCCACTCGGTGAGGATGCAGAGGCCATGGGCACCCTTGGTGGCCTCGTATGCATCCCAGACCACTCTCACCTGCTTCACAGCAGTGGGGCTTGTCGGCTGCAGGTGCATCGGGTGGTCCCAGTCGAACTTGTTCATGGCGAGGTCCCGCTGGATTTGATCCTCAGTGACCTGGGGATCATAGATGCTGATCTGAGCCTTGTCACCCAGCAGGCCCTTGCATACATCAATCGCCGGGGTCTCCCTGGTGTCACCGGTGTCTTTCTTGAAGGCAAAACCAAGAACGGCGATCTTCTTGCCAGCAACAGTGTTGAACATGGAGGACACAACACGGTTGACAAACCGGCTCTTCTGGTAGTCGTTGATCTTGATGACCTGCTTCCAGTAGTTGGCCACCTCGGGGAGGCCATTGCACTCACAGATGTACACCAGGTTCAAGATGTCCTTCTGGAAGCAGGACCCACCAAAGCCAACACTGGCGTTCAAGAACTTGGGGCCAATCCTTGAGTCCTTCCCAACGGCATAGGCAACCTCAGATACATTGGCACCAGTGGCCTCGCAGAGTGCAGAGATGGCATTCACAGAGGAGATCCTCTGCGCCAAGAATGCATTCGCGGCGAGCTTGGAGAGCTCAGCAGACCACAGGTTGGTGGTGAGGATCCTGTCCTCAGGAACCCAGTGAGCATACACATCCTTGAGAGCCTGAACAGCCTTCCTGCCCTCAGGGTTCTCCCGGCCACCGATGAGCACTCTGTCAGGCTTGAACAGGTCCTCAATCGCAGTGCCCTCTGCAAGGAACTCTGGGTTTGAGAGAATCTGGTAGTTGATGCCCTTGCTGTTGTGAGTCAAAATCTTTTCAATAGCCTCTGCTGTCTTGACAGGGACCGTAGACTTCTCAACGACAATCTTGTCGGACTTGGAGACATCAGCAATCATACGAGCAGCACTCTCCCAGTACGTGAGGTCGGCAGCCTTGCCTGCTCCAAGCCCACGGGTCTTGGTGGGAGTGTTCACCGAGACGAAGATAATGTCTGCCTCAGCAACATGTTTCTCAACATCAGTGCTGAAGAAGAGGTTCCTTCCCCTGCACTGTTTCACGACGTCATCGAGGCCAGGCTCGTAGATCGGGAGTTGGTCACTGTTCCATGCTTCAATGCGAGGCTTGGATatgtcaacaacaacaacctcAATATCCGGGCACTTGAGGGCAATGACGGCCATTGTTGGGCCACCAACATAGCCAGCTCCAATGCAACAGATCTTCACCATCTCGTCAGCTTACTGTCTAATCTGTGATTGAAAAATGTGATCTTTAGTTAATTGCAAAACAGGACACTTAAATCTACAACATAGATCAGACATAACAACCAAATTTTAAGCATAAGCAACAAGGTTTTGGAAGAAACATGTGAACGGAGGCATACGGAACCAGGTACGAAGAAGGCTGCTCAATTGAACTGAGAAACGAACAGGAGTTACAGAATAATCAGATATTATCAATTTGGAAAGATCTGCAAGTCTGGGGGTAAAAAGGTACGCTAGCAGTTTAGACTGCATCTAAATAGAAAGACAGAAATATAGTCCATGACTACAGCAACATCAACATGATATTACTTAACGAAAACAACATAAACAGCAATACTATGCATCTAATTTACCCATGTTAGCATCAAGcagttaaaaaaatagaaaatctaACCCACAAGAGGGGTAAATGAAAAAGATCATGAAGCAAATCTTATTCAAGTCACTATGACTGCGAATCATATTTGATCCAAACCATGAATGTCAAGTGAACTCTCAGATCTGAAAGCAGTATGGGCAGAGAACTTCAAGAACAACAACCACAAGTACAAAATAGATTTCCATGTCATGCATGAACAGGTGTAAAACTAAAATGAATCAAGAAGTACTACTACATGGGATCAGCAAGAACCCTCACCAGATCTCAAGAATTTCAGGAAGATCTTGAGGGGAGTACTACTAGAGAAGAGATGGAGGCAACCTCTTGTATGCAAAGAGAAGCTGCTTAAGCAGAGGGAGGCACAACTCCTTATAAACCCCTTTCCACAAGCCACCAAATTAGATCTACCCACCCCTCTCTCTCGCATTCAAAAATAATCGTGCCAAGGCTGATTAGTAATCAGAATAATTGTGGAAGTGTGAGTTGGTCTAACAACACAATGTGATCATGTTACACATGAGCCCACCAAACATCCATTAATCATAAAGGCTCACATGAGTCCATGACACCACCAAACCTCTTTAACACCCAAAGGAAAAATAATGCCAGATGCATGAACGAAAGCTGCTAAGCGGTTGTGGTGTAACTGAGTAGTTTGATACTCTGATCGGATGTACATATTccttctccctttctctctgCCTCTATGTTTCGTTCAATGTACACAACATGGGAGCCGAGATGGCGGAGTACATGTAGCCCATGAACAGGAAAACGATCTATACAATAACTGGGGATAATCAAATGCAGTATTTTAATCCATAGTCAACTAAGAGCAGCCAAATAATTGAGGTTTGAACCATATAATATAACCCAGAATGCAAAAGTTACAGCGCTAGAATGAGATGTGAGAAATGAGCTGTATCAACCGAGTGGAGCAGATAGGCAGTAGAAACCTCCAAAGCCTAGGCAGGGACAAAGGTAGGACGATGATGCTGATGCATGTCCCGATGATACACTCACCAACCATAACACGTGAACCATTTACTGATTAAGATACAAAAGATGAATCTTCTATAGGGAATATAAGATATGAactgtaaaaagaaaaaaaaggaatactGGCGAGACCTTCTTTAAACACAAAAGGAGCGTAAGTAGGAAAAGAAAGAATTGTCAGTCCTTAGTCACTGTCATTTGATTAAGGAAACTAAAAAATAAGAATGACACcatctttctttcttccttccaCAAGTCATCATTTGAGAAAAGCTACCACTAAGAGACTTCTTTAGACGGTCCTAAGCCATGGATTGTCACGTGTTCCATACTTCCATTTGACAAGTCAACAAAACCCTAGGGTTTTTTCTTAAATGAATTATATGTAGTACAAGTTCGATACACACATCATACAAAATAAACACACATTCAGCAgcctacataaaaaaaatctagagacCGGTTACTCTTTAGCAAAAAGATACATAACACACATCACTTTCTCGGAGACCTAAGACGCCATTTAAAAAAGCATAAAACAACAAATCAAACAGATCACTATTTAAaaaccaccgccgccgccgctaccaccaccaccagcagcaacAATCACAACTGAACAAAACACCAGATCTGCGTCTCAAAGTCATCACTCCCCCAGCTCCCCCTCCTCGTCGCTAACAATAATTTCGCCAGAAATCCACCGACATTGGAGGGAAGAGAAGCAAAGGAACGGAACGTGCCCTAGTACCATCTCCCGTCCCTACCCGATTCGGTTACAACTAACCGAAGGCAAGTTGTTGATTCGCCTTTGAGTGCCTCCGAAGCGACCAAGAAACGCATCAACCCACCTAGACGCACGCAGGGGCGGACCTAACGTGGCTCACCAAATTCTTCCAGGATGAACCATTGTTAGTACGTGCTCCACCACGCGGCCAACAGGTCCGATCCATGGCAGAACGAACTGGATGGATTGGAGTCCCAGATTGGGTCAGATCGCCCAGAGGAGAAACGAGACCAGAACAAGAACTCTCACAACAATcgaataaattgatgatttgccaCGGGAAAGATTGACCTTTTAATGCTACTTAGGTTAATGAAACGTGAAATCGTTTATGTCAATAAATATGGACTAGAGTGGCAAATACCCGAAGCCACTTGTTGACGATGGAAAAGAAATCAATTGGCTCCACAACAATGCAAGAAATGTTGGGCG
Protein-coding regions in this window:
- the LOC133896008 gene encoding UDP-glucose 6-dehydrogenase 4-like, with amino-acid sequence MVKICCIGAGYVGGPTMAVIALKCPDIEVVVVDISKPRIEAWNSDQLPIYEPGLDDVVKQCRGRNLFFSTDVEKHVAEADIIFVSVNTPTKTRGLGAGKAADLTYWESAARMIADVSKSDKIVVEKSTVPVKTAEAIEKILTHNSKGINYQILSNPEFLAEGTAIEDLFKPDRVLIGGRENPEGRKAVQALKDVYAHWVPEDRILTTNLWSAELSKLAANAFLAQRISSVNAISALCEATGANVSEVAYAVGKDSRIGPKFLNASVGFGGSCFQKDILNLVYICECNGLPEVANYWKQVIKINDYQKSRFVNRVVSSMFNTVAGKKIAVLGFAFKKDTGDTRETPAIDVCKGLLGDKAQISIYDPQVTEDQIQRDLAMNKFDWDHPMHLQPTSPTAVKQVRVVWDAYEATKGAHGLCILTEWDEFKTLDYHKIFDQMQKPAFVFDGRNIIDAEKLREIGFIVYSIGKPLDAWLKDMPAVA